The following are from one region of the Etheostoma spectabile isolate EspeVRDwgs_2016 chromosome 15, UIUC_Espe_1.0, whole genome shotgun sequence genome:
- the LOC116703566 gene encoding beta-1,4 N-acetylgalactosaminyltransferase 2, whose amino-acid sequence MKSVNTRTLWRAAVVCVIILAILYIMTFHNCSGKLRQEVPTTQTRLAGDSPQRPLPPPGPCTCADGAEMLKDHIPKDQYEKLVQRRAKELQQHKARTTSVLSRLLIALPNSPLQYPIQGFTVRPLIPTPIPGLALHAGQRSSYKVSLNVSKGVLTTQIQAEDVKVQGGGGTRLVMESSSLVILNEALAKVSYTSTVYHIHTGDLASFQFENHQAVFPITIKQPQVPVLHDMGTDISSHVSIATKTFLRYPQLKVMLSSLRRFYSNIEVIIADDSFEPENITGEHIRQYFMASSQGWFAGRNLAVSQVTTKYFLWVDDDFLFTENTKIEKLVEVMEAVPELDVLGGTVQGNQFYFSLLYEEGEELEGGCLHRKSQDKFQSLPGYPKCFLASGVVNFFLARTDAVQRVGFDPQLQRVAHSEFFMDGLGSLLVATCDHVSIDHQPKTGHTDNARYGSFRNPGRSDVDFKLQLHFFKNHLKCVKYG is encoded by the exons CCGGAAAGCTAAGACAAGAGGTTCCTACCACACAAACAAG GTTGGCGGGTGACTCGCCCCAGAGACCTCTTCCCCCACCTGGTCCATGCACCTGTGCTGACGGCGCGGAGATGCTCAAAGATCACATCCCCAAGGATCAGTACGAGAAGCTGGTCCAACGGCGAGCTAAGGAGCTCCAACAACACAAAGCCAG gACTACATCTGTTTTATCCAGACTGCTGATTGCTTTGCCAAACTCTCCTCTGCAGTATCCTATCCAGGGTTTTACAGTGCGACCTTTAATCCCCACTCCCATACCAG GTTTAGCACTGCATGCAGGACAAAGAAGCAGCTACAAG GTGTCCTTGAATGTGTCCAAAGGGGTCCTGACCACGCAGATTCAAGCTGAAGATGTGAAGGTCCAAG gTGGCGGTGGGACCAGACTGGTAATGGAGTCTAGCAGCCTGGTGATCCTCAACGAAGCGCTGGCTAAGGTGTCCTATACCAGCACCGTCTACCACATACACACTGGAGACCTCG CATCCTTCCAGTTTGAAAACCACCAGGCTGTGTTTCCCATCACCATCAAACAGCCTCAGGTGCCGGTGCTGCACGACATGGGGACAG ATATCAGCTCTCACGTCTCCATCGCCACAAAGACATTTCTGCGCTACCCACAACTCAAGGTGATGTTGAGCAGCCTCCGGCGTTTCTATAGCAACATAGAAGTCATCATTGCAGATGACAGCTTTGAACCAGAGAATATTACTGGAGAACACATCCGGCAGTACTTCATGGCCTCCAG tcagGGCTGGTTTGCTGGCCGGAATCTGGCCGTCTCCCAGGTAACCACCAAGTACTTCCTGTGGGTGGACGACGACTTTTTGTTCACGGAGAACACAAAGATAGAGAAGCTGGTGGAGGTGATGGAGGCGGTCCCAGAACTGGACGTG CTAGGTGGGACAGTACAAGGGAACcagttttatttctctctcctctatgaggaaggagaggaactgGAAGGCGGCTGCCTGCACAGGAAGTCTCAAGACAAGTTCCAATCGCTTCCTGGTTACCCAAAATGCTTTCTGGCCAGCGGGGTGGTCAACTTCTTCCTGGCTCGTACAGATGCCGTCCAGAGGGTGGGATTTGACCCTCAGCTCCAAAGGGTAGCGCACTCAG AGTTCTTCATGGACGGCCTGGGCTCGTTGCTGGTCGCCACGTGTGACCATGTGTCCATCGACCATCAGCCCAAAACAGGCCACACGGACAACGCTCGCTACGGCAGTTTCAGGAACCCTGGAAGGAGCGACGTGGACTTCAAACTGCAGCTTCACTTTTTCAAAAACCACCTGAAGTGTGTCAAATATGGATAG